The following coding sequences are from one Paenibacillus sp. JDR-2 window:
- a CDS encoding GntR family transcriptional regulator, translating into MKKNLNRYVLTEEIYTLLKGHILNHEIAPGEKINIDQLARDLEVSNIPIREALSRLAAEGLVDTVPFKGMFVAKMSLQELDEMFEIRMELECLSIRKAVHSIPASQLEQLKKDMEEYPRSDLSSGEQRIQVIAEMNESLHGLILNYCGNQSLKSLIETYIEKIQRYLALYQKDLNAQLIQDEWEEHMRIVQFLLVRDEQSAEQALKQHLENSYKRTRAFFV; encoded by the coding sequence ATGAAAAAAAACTTAAATCGTTACGTACTAACGGAAGAAATCTACACGCTGCTTAAAGGCCATATTCTAAACCACGAGATTGCGCCAGGCGAGAAAATCAATATCGATCAATTGGCTCGCGATCTCGAGGTCAGCAATATCCCGATCCGCGAAGCGCTGTCCCGATTAGCAGCCGAGGGCTTGGTAGACACGGTACCTTTCAAAGGCATGTTCGTAGCCAAGATGTCATTGCAAGAACTGGACGAAATGTTCGAAATACGAATGGAGCTGGAGTGTCTCTCTATCCGCAAAGCTGTTCATTCGATCCCCGCTTCACAATTGGAACAATTGAAAAAAGATATGGAAGAGTACCCGCGTTCCGATCTCTCGTCGGGCGAGCAGCGCATTCAGGTTATTGCCGAGATGAATGAGAGCTTGCACGGTTTGATTCTGAATTACTGCGGCAACCAATCGTTGAAAAGCTTAATCGAGACTTATATTGAAAAAATCCAAAGATATTTGGCCTTGTACCAAAAGGATTTAAACGCTCAGCTGATTCAAGACGAGTGGGAAGAACATATGCGGATCGTTCAATTTTTATTGGTAAGGGATGAACAATCTGCGGAACAAGCACTTAAGCAACATCTGGAAAACTCGTACAAACGGACGCGTGCGTTCTTTGTATAA
- a CDS encoding SDR family NAD(P)-dependent oxidoreductase, whose protein sequence is MKLLGKTAIVTGGSSGIGEAIVRLFAAEGANVVIANRNGNDASRVIEQMQTKNGSIIAVQTDVSKDEDVRRLMLETVRQFGRIDVVVNNAAAIMPKYLEEVEEEEWDRIFNVNLKSVFLMIKHSIAELKKTRGSIVNMSSLNGLIGQKMNPVYAATKGGMNALTKALALDYAPYGVRVNSICPAGVTTPLLEQWISQQDDPVQTVRDLNAMHPLGRPATSEEVAQTALFLASDASGFVTGVALPVDGGASLGY, encoded by the coding sequence ATGAAGTTATTAGGTAAAACGGCTATTGTCACCGGAGGTTCATCCGGCATCGGGGAAGCAATCGTCCGGTTATTTGCCGCTGAAGGAGCTAACGTGGTTATTGCTAACCGGAATGGGAATGATGCATCCCGGGTAATTGAACAAATGCAAACCAAAAACGGGAGCATCATCGCTGTTCAAACCGACGTGTCCAAGGATGAAGATGTTCGGCGTCTCATGCTGGAGACGGTACGTCAATTCGGACGCATCGATGTTGTGGTTAATAACGCAGCAGCCATCATGCCTAAGTACCTGGAAGAGGTGGAAGAGGAGGAATGGGATCGAATCTTCAATGTAAATCTGAAGAGTGTGTTTCTGATGATCAAGCATTCGATCGCGGAGCTCAAAAAAACGCGGGGATCAATCGTCAATATGTCTTCGCTGAATGGACTGATCGGACAAAAAATGAATCCGGTCTATGCAGCAACCAAAGGCGGGATGAACGCCCTGACCAAGGCGTTGGCACTGGATTATGCCCCTTACGGCGTTCGAGTGAACAGCATCTGTCCCGCTGGCGTTACGACGCCATTGCTGGAGCAATGGATCAGCCAACAGGATGATCCGGTTCAGACCGTTCGGGATTTGAACGCAATGCATCCTTTGGGCAGACCCGCGACATCGGAAGAAGTGGCGCAAACAGCTCTTTTCTTGGCCAGCGATGCCTCAGGTTTCGTGACAGGCGTTGCGCTTCCCGTCGACGGTGGCGCTTCGCTTGGTTATTAA
- a CDS encoding mandelate racemase/muconate lactonizing enzyme family protein — MKITKVESFVLHVPITPPITDAINVATHWGLSGVRIYTDEGFIGYGYTGTCAHGDDMIVDTIDKYYAPLLVGKDPFMVKELWNEMRFGKMHWIGRSGVTHMALAAVDIALWDIMSKASNKPLWQYLGGAKSKPIKAYNTNGGWLNWSKERLLKDVTEIVESGFTGVKIKVGKPDPREDYDRCKAVRKAIGDDVIFMIDVNQQWNINTAMTWGKKLEEFDLFWLEEPLNPDDIMGHKKLADELNVPIALGEHVYNKYAFRDYIHNGALEYCQVDATRVAGITEWLQVAGLAASYDVPVCPHVGDMGQIHQHLVASTPSAIMLEYIPWIRHIFEEPATVKDGHYVLPQMPGASTTILPRYFDEYRIR, encoded by the coding sequence ATGAAAATTACAAAAGTTGAAAGCTTTGTTCTGCATGTCCCCATTACACCACCGATTACCGATGCCATTAACGTAGCCACGCATTGGGGATTATCGGGCGTTCGCATCTATACGGATGAAGGGTTTATTGGCTACGGTTACACGGGGACTTGCGCGCATGGCGACGACATGATCGTCGATACGATCGACAAATACTACGCTCCGCTCCTCGTCGGTAAAGATCCGTTTATGGTGAAAGAATTGTGGAACGAGATGCGTTTCGGGAAAATGCATTGGATCGGACGATCCGGCGTGACTCATATGGCTTTGGCAGCGGTGGATATCGCGCTATGGGACATCATGTCGAAGGCATCAAACAAGCCATTATGGCAGTACCTAGGCGGAGCGAAATCTAAACCTATAAAAGCCTATAACACAAACGGCGGCTGGCTTAATTGGTCAAAGGAACGTTTGCTTAAAGACGTAACGGAGATCGTAGAATCGGGATTTACGGGCGTTAAAATCAAAGTCGGCAAGCCTGATCCCCGCGAAGATTATGATCGCTGCAAGGCAGTACGCAAAGCGATCGGCGACGACGTTATCTTCATGATTGACGTCAACCAGCAATGGAACATCAACACGGCGATGACTTGGGGCAAAAAGCTGGAGGAATTCGATCTGTTCTGGCTGGAGGAACCGCTCAATCCGGACGATATTATGGGACATAAAAAGCTTGCGGACGAACTTAACGTACCGATTGCTTTAGGCGAGCACGTGTACAACAAGTATGCCTTCCGGGATTATATTCACAATGGTGCGCTGGAGTATTGCCAAGTGGACGCAACCCGCGTTGCGGGTATTACCGAATGGCTTCAAGTAGCCGGTTTGGCTGCATCCTATGACGTGCCGGTATGTCCCCACGTAGGCGATATGGGCCAAATTCATCAGCATCTCGTCGCTTCGACGCCAAGCGCCATCATGCTCGAGTATATTCCGTGGATCCGGCATATTTTCGAAGAGCCGGCAACGGTGAAGGACGGTCATTACGTGCTGCCGCAAATGCCGGGTGCTTCCACAACTATCTTACCTCGATACTTCGACGAATATCGTATTCGATAA
- a CDS encoding amidohydrolase family protein: MLRIDAHQHYWVLSRGDYKWLTPALSVLYKDYLPVDLEPILREHGIDRTIVVQAAATEEETQFLLQLAERSESIVGVVGWVDFEGDGFERQLETLRTHPKFIGVRIMLQDEEDPGYVLKPQIVSRLRLLADRDIPVDLLVKSHQLSSIATLVQRIPHLRGVINHIGKPNIADHELNPWKQWVAEIADNPHIYCKLSGMVTEADPQLWTYTDFQDYIHYVLQTFGTHRLMFGSDWPVCLLAASYSQVMDVVNHALPHLTAAERDELFGGNAIRFYKLEKKIGGTL; encoded by the coding sequence ATGCTAAGAATCGATGCGCATCAACACTATTGGGTGCTTTCTCGAGGCGATTATAAGTGGCTTACGCCTGCGCTTTCCGTCCTTTACAAAGATTATTTGCCCGTCGATCTGGAACCGATATTGCGAGAACACGGAATCGATCGGACGATCGTCGTTCAAGCCGCAGCTACGGAGGAAGAGACCCAATTCCTTCTCCAATTAGCCGAACGGTCGGAATCGATAGTTGGCGTGGTCGGGTGGGTCGATTTTGAAGGCGATGGTTTTGAAAGACAATTGGAAACGTTACGAACTCATCCAAAATTCATCGGCGTACGAATTATGCTTCAAGACGAGGAAGATCCCGGTTATGTGCTGAAGCCTCAGATCGTCAGCCGCTTGCGTCTGCTCGCGGATCGGGATATTCCGGTCGATTTGCTCGTGAAATCGCATCAACTTTCTTCCATTGCGACGCTAGTGCAACGGATACCTCATTTGCGCGGCGTCATCAATCATATCGGGAAACCCAATATAGCGGATCATGAGCTTAACCCGTGGAAACAATGGGTCGCAGAGATCGCGGACAATCCCCATATTTATTGCAAATTGTCGGGCATGGTGACGGAGGCTGATCCGCAGCTTTGGACATATACCGATTTCCAAGACTACATTCATTACGTCCTGCAAACTTTCGGAACCCATCGTCTCATGTTCGGCAGTGACTGGCCGGTTTGTTTACTGGCTGCTTCCTATTCGCAAGTTATGGATGTCGTGAACCATGCTTTGCCGCATTTGACGGCAGCGGAGCGTGACGAGCTTTTTGGCGGCAATGCGATCCGCTTCTATAAGCTCGAGAAAAAGATTGGAGGCACTCTATGA
- a CDS encoding SDR family NAD(P)-dependent oxidoreductase: protein MRLVDKVTLITGSGSGIGRSTALRFGEEGALVIVNDLDAVKGEETAQQIRDKGGKAAFIQANVADPQSVQELVKQSHEKYGHIDVLFNNAGISGVGAIHETEPEQWDRVIEVNVRGVFLMSKYVLPGMMERKSGNIINMSSCIAEIGLARRASYSASKGAVLALTKSMQVDYAPYNIRVNALLPGTILTPFVEDFLARSYDDPNIAYESLRKRQLSGDLGRPEDVAQAAVFLASDESKFMMGSPLYIDGGVVFGKNA, encoded by the coding sequence ATGAGGTTAGTCGATAAAGTCACTTTAATCACCGGGTCGGGATCAGGTATAGGCAGAAGCACCGCGCTGCGTTTCGGCGAGGAAGGAGCCTTGGTTATTGTAAACGACCTTGATGCCGTTAAAGGAGAAGAAACCGCGCAGCAGATCCGCGACAAAGGGGGCAAGGCGGCATTCATTCAAGCGAACGTCGCCGATCCGCAGTCCGTGCAAGAGCTTGTAAAACAATCGCATGAAAAGTACGGCCATATCGACGTGCTATTCAATAATGCGGGAATCAGCGGTGTCGGCGCCATCCACGAGACCGAGCCGGAGCAATGGGACCGGGTTATCGAAGTTAATGTACGCGGCGTTTTTCTAATGAGCAAATACGTCCTTCCCGGCATGATGGAGCGTAAGTCCGGGAACATCATCAATATGTCGTCTTGCATCGCGGAGATCGGACTTGCTCGCCGCGCCTCTTATTCGGCGTCCAAAGGCGCCGTGCTGGCCCTTACAAAATCGATGCAAGTCGATTACGCTCCATATAACATTCGCGTGAATGCCTTGCTGCCGGGAACGATACTGACGCCGTTTGTTGAAGATTTTCTTGCTAGATCGTATGACGATCCCAATATAGCATACGAATCTCTACGCAAACGCCAGCTAAGCGGAGACTTGGGCAGGCCGGAGGACGTTGCGCAAGCGGCTGTCTTCCTTGCGTCGGATGAATCTAAATTCATGATGGGATCCCCGTTATATATCGACGGAGGAGTCGTATTCGGAAAAAATGCTTAG
- a CDS encoding fumarylacetoacetate hydrolase family protein — MKLLTFLENGQYKLGIKTDLGVLDVASSARELGMAGNVPTDIHSVIIEGKPAVEALGNLADKASADAHLSPYWLNEDSLNYGPCVTNPQKIICIGLNYRRHAEETNATIPEYPILFNKFNNTLTGHGHDVPLPRVSSKVDYEAELAIVIGKQAKYLPEEENALDHVFGYCCVNDISARDLQMRSQQWLLGKSCDGFSPLGPYLVTADEVGDPNNLAIRTTVNGEIRQNSNTSDMIFHCKEIVSYVSRHMTLLPGDIILSGTPEGVVLGYPPEKQVYLKDGDMVTISIEKLGSITNRMVKE; from the coding sequence ATGAAACTACTTACTTTTTTAGAGAACGGCCAATATAAACTTGGAATCAAAACGGACTTAGGCGTACTCGACGTCGCTTCCTCTGCACGGGAGCTCGGTATGGCCGGCAATGTGCCAACGGATATACATTCCGTCATTATCGAAGGGAAGCCAGCTGTCGAAGCGCTCGGCAATCTTGCGGATAAAGCCTCTGCTGACGCTCATTTAAGCCCCTATTGGCTCAATGAGGATTCGCTTAACTACGGTCCTTGCGTCACGAATCCGCAAAAAATCATTTGCATCGGGCTCAACTACCGCCGGCATGCGGAGGAGACAAACGCGACGATTCCGGAATATCCGATTTTATTTAACAAGTTCAACAACACGCTCACGGGGCACGGACACGATGTACCTCTCCCGCGCGTATCGAGCAAAGTGGATTACGAGGCCGAGCTCGCTATCGTCATCGGTAAGCAAGCAAAGTATCTTCCCGAAGAAGAAAATGCGCTGGATCACGTATTCGGATATTGCTGCGTCAATGATATTTCCGCGCGAGACTTGCAGATGAGGAGCCAACAATGGCTGCTCGGCAAATCATGCGATGGCTTCTCGCCGCTTGGTCCTTACTTGGTCACGGCGGATGAAGTAGGCGACCCAAACAACCTGGCGATTCGCACAACCGTAAACGGAGAAATCCGCCAAAACTCCAACACGTCCGATATGATCTTTCATTGCAAAGAGATCGTCAGCTATGTTTCCCGGCATATGACACTCTTGCCGGGAGACATCATCCTTTCAGGAACGCCGGAAGGTGTCGTGCTTGGTTACCCGCCGGAAAAGCAAGTCTATTTGAAGGATGGGGACATGGTCACGATCTCAATCGAAAAACTCGGCAGCATTACGAACCGTATGGTGAAGGAATAA
- a CDS encoding winged helix-turn-helix transcriptional regulator → MIHQRECPVETLLHVLGGKWKPMIIWHLIESKKRFNDLEKLIPDVSQKMLSQHLRDLEREGIVDRTVYPDVPPRVEYSLSEYGKTLIPVAEVMCAWGENHNKRKYEESAS, encoded by the coding sequence ATGATTCATCAGCGTGAATGTCCGGTCGAGACGCTCCTTCATGTTTTAGGCGGCAAATGGAAGCCCATGATTATATGGCATTTGATAGAATCCAAAAAGAGATTCAACGACCTGGAAAAGCTAATACCCGATGTTTCGCAAAAAATGCTCTCGCAGCATCTCCGAGATTTGGAACGAGAAGGGATCGTCGACAGAACGGTCTATCCGGACGTCCCCCCAAGGGTAGAATATTCGCTTAGCGAATATGGCAAAACCTTGATTCCCGTAGCAGAAGTGATGTGTGCTTGGGGAGAAAATCATAATAAGCGGAAATATGAAGAGTCAGCGTCATAG
- a CDS encoding NAD(P)-dependent oxidoreductase codes for MKMIVFGATGNTGKRVLVQGIKMGHEMTAFVRNSEKLNEQLGEHYAKHVKVIVDDILDPVSVGEALGHQDVAILAAGHAGQGEEFIRMVDNIISQCELQSSFSGRVWMMGGAGLLDIPNTDLIGNNLPGFPPEYRNHNRNFERLQQTKLDWSIMCPGTMIGSSELPAPVHLHVTTEALPIPMPETIKEYSEADIAGHLFSRFQELNVTYDDVAACMLDHLELGGAFKRKRVGLAYQSHSTIR; via the coding sequence ATGAAAATGATTGTTTTTGGAGCGACGGGCAATACCGGGAAAAGAGTATTGGTTCAGGGGATAAAAATGGGGCATGAAATGACCGCATTCGTGCGAAATTCCGAGAAGCTTAATGAGCAGCTAGGGGAGCATTACGCAAAGCATGTAAAGGTGATCGTAGACGATATTTTGGACCCGGTGAGTGTCGGTGAGGCGCTTGGGCATCAAGACGTCGCTATTCTTGCTGCCGGTCATGCGGGCCAGGGAGAAGAGTTTATTCGTATGGTTGATAACATTATAAGCCAATGCGAATTGCAATCCAGCTTCTCCGGGCGGGTATGGATGATGGGAGGAGCCGGTCTGCTGGATATCCCGAATACGGATCTTATCGGCAACAATTTACCCGGCTTTCCGCCCGAGTATAGAAATCACAACCGGAATTTCGAAAGGCTGCAGCAGACTAAGCTTGATTGGTCCATTATGTGTCCGGGCACAATGATCGGTTCAAGCGAACTGCCGGCTCCGGTTCATCTGCATGTAACAACGGAAGCTTTGCCTATTCCGATGCCGGAGACGATCAAGGAATATTCCGAGGCAGATATAGCCGGTCATTTGTTCAGCCGATTTCAAGAGCTAAATGTCACCTATGATGATGTCGCAGCATGCATGTTGGACCATCTTGAACTCGGAGGGGCGTTTAAAAGAAAAAGGGTCGGTCTAGCCTATCAAAGCCATAGCACGATACGCTAG
- a CDS encoding DUF2269 family protein, whose translation MFGLLLVVHIFASIAVIGPAFVMPIIRRSAKTVGQLHFALGVTAKLTIILKIGGTVLILTGVWLMIVTKMGLSQLWLNTAILLSLSMVVMIDGWIEPRVKKIFKLTAESQDQSKEIPAEFRLLIKKIVPIEIAAQLLMIAILVLMVVKPF comes from the coding sequence TTGTTCGGATTACTGCTCGTCGTTCATATATTCGCTTCGATCGCCGTTATTGGCCCCGCATTCGTAATGCCTATCATTCGAAGATCCGCAAAAACCGTAGGTCAATTGCATTTTGCTTTAGGGGTGACGGCCAAACTTACCATTATTCTCAAGATCGGCGGAACCGTACTCATTTTAACCGGTGTTTGGCTTATGATCGTAACCAAGATGGGTTTATCCCAACTATGGCTCAATACAGCCATTCTGTTATCGCTCTCCATGGTCGTCATGATCGATGGTTGGATTGAGCCGCGCGTGAAGAAGATCTTTAAGCTTACTGCTGAAAGCCAAGACCAAAGTAAGGAAATACCCGCCGAATTCAGATTGTTGATAAAAAAGATCGTACCCATTGAGATAGCAGCACAGCTGCTGATGATTGCCATATTGGTGCTTATGGTCGTTAAACCATTTTAA
- a CDS encoding response regulator transcription factor has protein sequence MDIRILLVEDDEHIGNTVKTFLIEAGYKVDVCINGIEAYTNFYNHTYQLVILDIMLPGMSGHELLREFRKRNNTPILMMTALSDDENQIKAFDAEADDYVTKPFKIQLLLKRVGALLRRSGALAKEIRCSNLTILPDDFRALYDGVELPLTLKEFEILMLLVQNKGRTLSHEIILSRVWGYDFDGDGSTVHTHIKNLRAKLPENMIKTARGVGYRLEEDTL, from the coding sequence ATGGACATACGAATTCTACTTGTCGAGGATGACGAACATATAGGCAATACCGTCAAAACCTTTTTAATTGAAGCCGGATACAAAGTAGATGTCTGCATAAACGGTATCGAAGCATACACAAACTTTTACAATCATACTTACCAGCTGGTCATTCTCGACATCATGCTGCCCGGTATGAGTGGTCATGAGCTATTACGGGAGTTTCGCAAGCGGAATAATACGCCCATACTGATGATGACCGCTCTTTCGGACGATGAGAATCAAATCAAGGCATTTGACGCGGAAGCGGACGATTATGTGACAAAGCCATTCAAGATTCAGCTTCTGCTAAAACGTGTGGGAGCCTTGCTCAGGCGAAGCGGCGCGTTGGCAAAAGAAATACGCTGCAGCAACCTGACGATTCTGCCGGATGATTTCAGAGCGCTTTACGATGGCGTAGAGCTGCCCCTGACACTTAAAGAATTTGAGATCCTTATGCTATTGGTACAGAACAAGGGCAGGACGTTGTCTCATGAAATCATCTTATCGCGCGTGTGGGGGTACGATTTTGACGGCGACGGAAGCACCGTGCATACGCATATCAAAAATTTGCGGGCAAAGCTGCCAGAAAATATGATCAAGACGGCTCGCGGCGTAGGTTACCGATTGGAGGAAGACACGCTTTGA
- a CDS encoding sensor histidine kinase produces MKRSGIFIKVFIYTIIFSGLLVGATAALFSTQIMSYYSGLQLQKISGTYKQLIERSQGNVDITEIADQFHDRNQSFRFYITDEGGSIVYVTPAANPASSLTDIKAEKERSSFIVYLGNGYALHVFNDDAFSLKYGNLIARVMVILSGLLAVCVVASFIFARQMTKPIKALADNATKMANLEEVPPLPERKDELGVLARDVHSMYDRLKRTISRLEDEILRERELEETQRYFFSAASHELKTPVAATSVLLEGMLENIGDYKDHPKYLRECLKMMDAQGKMISDILEIVSLNDGKIVPSPEKLDIRRIVADMLPDYHPLTESKGQRIVTDITEGQTCFADPKMLKKVLSNIVLNAVQNTPDGGEIRVWSAPVAGQCRLCVLNKGVRIDDAVLPKLFDPFYRVDQARSRSNKRSGLGLAIVRKTLESMFVDFALENTTDGVLFWMDLPVITKDA; encoded by the coding sequence TTGAAGAGGAGCGGAATATTCATCAAAGTATTCATTTACACCATCATTTTCTCGGGGTTGTTGGTCGGCGCGACGGCAGCCCTATTTTCAACGCAAATCATGTCTTATTATTCAGGCCTCCAACTCCAGAAAATCAGCGGGACATACAAGCAGTTAATTGAACGGTCACAAGGGAATGTCGATATTACGGAGATCGCGGATCAATTCCATGATCGAAACCAATCGTTTCGTTTCTATATTACGGACGAAGGCGGCAGCATCGTTTATGTGACGCCCGCCGCTAATCCGGCCAGCAGTTTGACCGACATAAAGGCCGAGAAGGAAAGATCCTCGTTCATCGTTTATCTTGGAAACGGCTATGCGCTCCACGTATTCAACGACGATGCGTTTTCGCTAAAATACGGGAACTTGATTGCGCGTGTGATGGTTATATTGTCCGGCTTGCTTGCCGTCTGCGTCGTAGCATCCTTTATCTTTGCGCGACAGATGACGAAGCCAATCAAAGCTTTGGCGGATAATGCAACCAAGATGGCGAATCTTGAAGAAGTCCCGCCCCTCCCGGAACGCAAAGATGAGCTTGGGGTATTGGCCCGCGACGTTCATTCCATGTACGACAGGCTGAAAAGAACCATCTCCCGGTTAGAGGACGAAATCTTGAGAGAACGCGAGCTGGAGGAAACGCAGCGCTATTTCTTCTCTGCGGCTTCCCACGAGTTAAAAACGCCTGTTGCGGCTACAAGCGTTTTGCTGGAGGGAATGCTTGAAAATATAGGCGATTACAAAGACCATCCCAAGTACCTGCGCGAATGCTTAAAGATGATGGACGCGCAGGGCAAAATGATTTCCGATATATTGGAGATCGTCAGTCTAAACGACGGGAAAATCGTACCCTCTCCCGAAAAACTCGACATCAGGCGTATCGTTGCGGACATGCTTCCCGATTATCATCCATTGACTGAGTCAAAAGGACAACGTATCGTTACGGATATCACTGAAGGGCAAACCTGCTTTGCCGATCCTAAAATGTTAAAAAAGGTGCTGTCAAACATCGTATTGAACGCGGTGCAAAATACGCCGGACGGAGGGGAGATCCGGGTATGGAGCGCTCCTGTCGCCGGTCAATGCCGCCTTTGCGTGTTGAACAAGGGGGTGAGAATTGACGATGCGGTACTGCCGAAGCTGTTCGACCCGTTCTACCGCGTGGATCAAGCGCGGAGCCGGAGCAATAAACGAAGCGGCTTGGGACTAGCCATAGTACGCAAAACGTTAGAATCCATGTTCGTTGATTTTGCTTTGGAAAACACGACGGACGGCGTTCTGTTCTGGATGGACTTACCCGTAATTACGAAGGATGCATAG
- a CDS encoding VanZ family protein — MNTRQRIETVFLYGVCICYILVLMKILFLSRVSITEIFNSQRTITRSINLVPFHSIAEFVAGSTANSKKFAFANVIGNILIFIPLGVYLPLFKNNYITNVLSVVTLSLFVEIIQGLLGIGTADIDDIILNSIGGWIGLFIYKLIHFILRHKNRVITAITVISTIVGLPITYYLLFMIKMRF, encoded by the coding sequence ATGAATACGCGACAACGAATAGAAACCGTCTTTTTATATGGTGTTTGCATCTGTTACATCCTTGTGTTGATGAAAATATTGTTCTTATCGAGAGTTTCGATAACGGAGATCTTTAATAGTCAAAGGACGATAACGAGGTCCATTAATCTTGTGCCTTTTCATAGCATTGCGGAATTCGTTGCTGGCAGCACTGCCAATTCAAAGAAATTTGCTTTTGCCAATGTGATAGGCAATATCCTTATTTTCATTCCCCTTGGGGTGTATCTGCCCTTATTTAAGAACAATTACATAACCAATGTTCTGTCTGTTGTAACGTTGAGTTTATTCGTTGAAATCATTCAGGGACTTTTGGGCATTGGAACGGCAGATATCGACGATATCATTCTAAATTCTATAGGTGGATGGATTGGCCTTTTCATTTATAAGCTAATACATTTTATTTTGCGGCATAAGAACAGGGTCATAACTGCAATCACAGTCATTTCGACTATCGTAGGATTGCCGATTACTTACTATTTATTGTTCATGATAAAAATGAGATTCTGA
- a CDS encoding NAD(P)H-dependent oxidoreductase, producing the protein MKTLVIITHPNMTASRVNKAWRDELQNHKDITIHELYATYPDEKIDIAREQKLIESYDRIIFQYPLYWYSTPPLLKKWFDEVLQYGWAYGPDGSKIAGKEIGVAISTYGTNESYQHSGFNRFTLEEILRPVAALAHFISCEYLPHFALNDASNLTDERLAQSKADYIKHISSVKPSLVHS; encoded by the coding sequence ATGAAAACATTGGTAATCATTACTCATCCTAATATGACGGCCTCAAGAGTCAATAAAGCATGGCGCGACGAATTGCAAAACCATAAAGATATCACCATTCACGAATTATACGCGACCTATCCCGATGAAAAGATCGACATTGCCCGCGAGCAAAAACTTATCGAATCCTACGATCGGATCATTTTCCAATATCCGTTGTATTGGTACAGCACGCCGCCTTTGTTAAAGAAGTGGTTTGATGAGGTTCTGCAATACGGATGGGCGTACGGACCCGATGGCAGTAAAATAGCCGGCAAAGAGATCGGCGTTGCCATTTCTACCTACGGTACAAACGAATCGTACCAACATTCAGGGTTTAATCGATTCACGCTTGAAGAGATTCTACGCCCAGTCGCGGCATTGGCTCATTTCATCAGTTGCGAGTACCTGCCACATTTCGCATTAAACGATGCTTCGAACCTGACCGACGAGCGTCTTGCGCAGAGCAAAGCCGATTACATCAAGCATATCAGCAGTGTTAAGCCATCCCTGGTTCACAGCTAA